A window of Streptomyces gilvosporeus contains these coding sequences:
- a CDS encoding SDR family NAD(P)-dependent oxidoreductase encodes MTHQHGLLSGKVSLITGASSGIGAATAKLFAREGAAVVLAARRVDRLHALVSEIRRTGAEAAYIAMDVSQEEDVRRAVEFTVEKYGRLDLAFNNAGVGCDHESMHLMQQETYDDVMGTNVRGVWHCLQHEISAMLHNGVGGSIVNNSSVAGLQAIPAGAPYIASKHAVIGLTKAAAAEYAPQGIRVNSVAPGTTRTEIIAGWFDRNPGLEEQLHRATPQARTAEPEEIAQAVAWLCSDRSSFVTGAVLPVDGGYTLM; translated from the coding sequence ATGACTCATCAGCACGGTCTGCTTTCCGGCAAGGTTTCCCTGATCACAGGAGCCAGTAGTGGGATTGGCGCGGCAACCGCGAAGCTTTTTGCGCGAGAAGGTGCGGCGGTGGTACTTGCGGCCCGCCGGGTGGACCGCCTCCACGCTCTTGTGTCGGAGATACGTCGGACCGGAGCAGAGGCGGCGTACATCGCGATGGATGTGTCTCAGGAGGAGGACGTGAGACGTGCCGTGGAATTCACTGTGGAGAAGTACGGGCGCCTGGATCTGGCATTCAACAACGCGGGCGTCGGCTGTGATCACGAGTCCATGCACTTGATGCAACAGGAGACGTACGACGACGTGATGGGAACCAATGTCCGTGGTGTGTGGCATTGCCTGCAACACGAGATTTCCGCGATGCTGCACAACGGCGTGGGCGGTTCCATCGTCAACAACAGCAGTGTCGCCGGACTGCAGGCGATCCCTGCCGGGGCGCCTTACATCGCCTCCAAGCACGCCGTCATCGGGCTGACCAAGGCGGCTGCGGCCGAATACGCGCCGCAGGGCATCCGCGTCAACTCCGTGGCGCCCGGGACGACCCGTACCGAGATCATTGCTGGTTGGTTCGATCGGAACCCCGGGCTGGAGGAGCAGTTGCACCGTGCGACGCCGCAGGCCCGTACCGCCGAACCCGAGGAGATAGCCCAGGCCGTCGCCTGGTTGTGCAGCGACCGGTCTTCCTTCGTCACGGGTGCGGTGCTGCCCGTGGACGGCGGGTACACGCTGATGTGA
- a CDS encoding ScbA/BarX family gamma-butyrolactone biosynthesis protein, translated as MSTPSLGPGRMHSPVAPDRNLPLPAPRRATGHSPRVPKEFVHLRYDDSVLVTDWHRTGAMNFRVTAIWPALDRGAPGRGFRSWAMQAAQMVRQTGLLLAHAEFGAPLTHAVLLRTFDFAFDVERLEAERKPTSLVLDVVCEITKSRGRSISGLRMTMSIHCAGRQVGTAATGFEWIPPGVYRRLRGVHAEAVRDQAPLPAPVPPAQVDCTADVEVVLTPTDTAGRWLLRGDFRNTALYDHPVDHVPGLVMIEAAQQAARLVTAHRTFRPSALTTVFERYVEFDSPCWIGAQPAAEGEGTTTVRVTGHQNGAKVFTTTLTDPGS; from the coding sequence ATGTCCACACCATCGCTGGGGCCCGGCCGTATGCACAGCCCTGTCGCACCGGACAGGAACCTGCCGCTCCCCGCGCCGCGACGTGCCACCGGACACAGTCCGCGCGTACCCAAGGAATTCGTCCACCTCCGTTACGACGACTCCGTATTGGTGACCGACTGGCACCGCACCGGGGCCATGAATTTCCGCGTCACGGCCATATGGCCGGCTTTGGACCGCGGGGCGCCGGGCCGCGGGTTTCGCAGCTGGGCCATGCAGGCCGCCCAGATGGTGCGGCAGACCGGACTGCTGCTCGCGCACGCGGAGTTCGGGGCCCCGCTGACGCATGCGGTGCTGCTGCGCACCTTCGACTTCGCCTTCGACGTGGAGCGCCTGGAGGCGGAAAGAAAACCGACCAGCCTGGTTCTTGACGTTGTCTGCGAAATCACCAAATCGCGTGGCCGTTCCATCAGCGGTCTGCGCATGACGATGAGTATCCACTGTGCCGGGCGGCAGGTCGGCACGGCGGCCACCGGTTTCGAATGGATTCCGCCAGGTGTCTACCGCCGCCTGCGGGGCGTTCACGCCGAGGCGGTGCGTGACCAGGCGCCGCTGCCGGCCCCCGTCCCGCCGGCTCAGGTGGACTGCACCGCCGATGTCGAGGTGGTACTGACCCCCACGGACACGGCCGGCCGGTGGCTCCTGCGCGGCGACTTCCGCAACACCGCGCTGTACGACCACCCCGTCGATCACGTTCCCGGTCTCGTCATGATCGAAGCCGCCCAGCAAGCCGCCCGCCTGGTGACCGCACACAGGACCTTTAGGCCGTCAGCCCTCACCACGGTCTTCGAACGCTACGTCGAATTCGACAGCCCGTGCTGGATCGGAGCACAGCCCGCCGCCGAAGGTGAGGGCACCACCACAGTGCGCGTGACCGGCCACCAGAACGGCGCAAAGGTGTTCACCACCACGCTCACCGACCCCGGCAGCTGA